In the Sulfurovum xiamenensis genome, TTACACTCATTTCGACACCACCATAAAATACTCTTTAAATCTTGCACCTGATGGAGCTTTTACGAACTCATCTCTAATATCGTATCCCATAGCACGTAATTCTGAAATTCTCGTTCTTAGGCTACTTCCTAATCCCATACGTAAGCCTTTAAGTTCAGACAGTCTAATACCGCCTTGCATCATTTGTAAAGCTTTTTTTCTCATGCCAGTAAGTCTGTAGTTTTTAAGTGGTTTTTGATCTTGTTTGTAGTTCATGATAATTCTCCCATAG is a window encoding:
- a CDS encoding helix-turn-helix domain-containing protein; translated protein: MNYKQDQKPLKNYRLTGMRKKALQMMQGGIRLSELKGLRMGLGSSLRTRISELRAMGYDIRDEFVKAPSGARFKEYFMVVSK